A single genomic interval of uncultured Pseudodesulfovibrio sp. harbors:
- a CDS encoding peptidylprolyl isomerase — translation MISTLKNVCLALAALLLTALPAQAADLENTLYLDTEYGRVVIEMRPDLAPQHVKRIKELTRMGFYDGIKFHRVIDGFMAQTGDPTGTGRGGSGKNLQAEFTDEPFVRGTVGMARAQSPHSGDSQFFICYAPAPFLNGQYTVWGQVTEGMKYVDMIRKGHGQSGMVSTPDIIVKMQVAADAKKK, via the coding sequence ATGATTTCAACGCTGAAAAATGTCTGTCTGGCCCTTGCAGCCCTTCTGCTGACAGCCCTTCCCGCACAGGCAGCCGACCTTGAAAATACCCTTTACCTCGACACAGAGTATGGCCGTGTCGTCATTGAAATGCGCCCCGACCTCGCTCCGCAGCATGTAAAACGCATCAAGGAGCTGACCCGCATGGGATTTTACGACGGCATCAAATTCCACCGTGTCATTGACGGCTTCATGGCCCAGACCGGCGACCCCACCGGCACAGGCCGCGGCGGCTCCGGCAAGAATCTTCAGGCCGAATTCACCGATGAACCGTTCGTGCGCGGAACCGTGGGCATGGCCCGCGCCCAAAGCCCTCACAGCGGGGACAGCCAGTTCTTCATCTGCTACGCCCCCGCCCCGTTCCTCAACGGCCAGTACACCGTCTGGGGACAGGTCACCGAAGGCATGAAATACGTGGACATGATCCGCAAGGGACACGGCCAGAGCGGCATGGTCTCCACCCCGGACATCATCGTCAAAATGCAGGTAGCCGCCGACGCAAAGAAGAAGTAA
- a CDS encoding AzlD domain-containing protein, whose product MDEQTVILTIVGMTLVTYIPRVAPVLALASRSLPEPLVRWLSFVPTAVLSAMLFPSLLLRDGSFDFSPQNFFLWAAIPAFILAVKTKSFFGTVALGMALVAAGRYFFI is encoded by the coding sequence ATGGATGAACAAACGGTAATACTGACCATCGTCGGCATGACGTTGGTGACATATATTCCCCGCGTGGCCCCGGTTCTGGCTCTGGCTTCGCGTTCGTTGCCTGAACCGCTGGTGCGTTGGCTGTCCTTCGTGCCGACGGCGGTTTTGTCGGCCATGCTGTTTCCTTCGCTGCTGCTGCGGGACGGATCGTTCGATTTTTCACCGCAGAACTTTTTTCTGTGGGCGGCCATTCCCGCCTTCATTCTGGCGGTAAAGACAAAAAGCTTTTTCGGCACTGTGGCGCTGGGCATGGCGCTTGTGGCTGCCGGTCGTTATTTTTTCATCTAG
- a CDS encoding cache domain-containing protein yields the protein MFRPVFLPIALALMTIVMPPFTLTAGADNSSATRHALKQVVEITAQGLGGLLSSVDSQKEQIQIVQAFIAPVRFFPDKSGYFYVYNTEGVCVAHATQPEIIGKSLYNMQDENGLYVIRHLITTAKNGGGFIEFNWQKPGVADTQDKLGYVQLIPGTELLIGSGIYFSSLK from the coding sequence ATGTTTCGCCCCGTATTTCTGCCAATCGCACTTGCGCTGATGACCATTGTCATGCCGCCGTTCACCCTCACGGCTGGTGCAGACAATTCAAGCGCTACCCGCCACGCCCTGAAACAGGTCGTTGAAATAACGGCGCAAGGACTTGGCGGCCTTCTCTCTTCTGTCGATTCACAGAAGGAACAGATTCAGATAGTGCAGGCGTTCATTGCCCCTGTCCGCTTCTTTCCCGACAAATCCGGCTACTTTTACGTTTACAACACGGAAGGTGTCTGCGTCGCCCACGCAACACAGCCTGAAATCATTGGCAAATCCCTGTATAATATGCAGGATGAAAACGGTCTGTACGTCATCCGCCACCTCATCACCACAGCCAAAAACGGTGGCGGCTTCATTGAATTCAACTGGCAGAAACCCGGAGTTGCCGACACTCAGGACAAGCTCGGTTATGTCCAGCTCATCCCCGGCACAGAATTGTTGATCGGCTCGGGCATATATTTCTCCAGCCTGAAATAG
- the rarD gene encoding EamA family transporter RarD — protein sequence MTPRSQHDITSGFIAALASFVAWGLLPLYWKTLHSVNPMEILCHRILWSLVFIAVILTINKRWPETFAPMKSAKTLIILALSSLMIGGNWLLYIWAVNTGHVLETSLGYYINPLVNMLFGFAFFKERPNKPQWIAIALAAAGVTNSIVSYGELPWISLTLAISFAFYGLLRKVAIVESLPGLFLETMVLAPAALYWLLHLQFTGASGFLAGNMEINLLLIGAGVVTASPLIGFAFGARRLQLTTLGVLQYTAPSIAFLLGVFVFREPFGPSHLLTFALIWAGLVIYTMDSVRTIRRQRKLTKK from the coding sequence ATGACACCTCGATCGCAACACGACATCACCTCCGGCTTCATCGCCGCCCTCGCATCCTTCGTCGCATGGGGGCTTCTTCCCCTGTACTGGAAGACCCTGCATTCAGTGAATCCCATGGAGATTCTCTGCCACCGCATCCTGTGGTCATTGGTCTTCATTGCCGTCATCCTGACAATAAACAAGCGATGGCCTGAAACCTTTGCTCCCATGAAAAGTGCAAAGACCCTCATCATTCTGGCTCTCAGCAGCCTGATGATCGGTGGAAACTGGCTGCTTTATATCTGGGCCGTCAACACCGGCCATGTCCTTGAAACGAGTCTCGGCTACTACATCAATCCGCTCGTCAACATGCTGTTCGGATTCGCCTTCTTCAAGGAGCGCCCCAACAAGCCGCAATGGATCGCCATCGCACTGGCTGCCGCGGGCGTCACCAACTCGATAGTCAGCTACGGCGAGCTTCCATGGATTTCACTGACACTCGCCATTTCCTTCGCCTTTTACGGGTTGCTGCGAAAAGTGGCGATCGTTGAATCGCTCCCCGGACTTTTTCTCGAAACCATGGTGCTCGCCCCGGCAGCACTCTACTGGCTCCTGCATCTGCAATTCACGGGTGCAAGCGGTTTTCTGGCAGGGAACATGGAAATCAACCTGCTCCTGATAGGTGCGGGTGTCGTCACCGCTTCGCCACTCATCGGCTTTGCGTTCGGCGCACGCAGGCTGCAACTGACCACACTCGGGGTGTTGCAATACACCGCACCCAGCATAGCTTTCCTGCTCGGCGTGTTCGTATTCCGGGAACCGTTCGGTCCGAGCCACCTGCTCACCTTCGCCCTTATCTGGGCAGGTCTTGTCATCTACACGATGGATTCCGTCCGTACGATCCGCAGGCAACGCAAGCTCACAAAAAAATAA
- a CDS encoding AMP-binding protein has protein sequence MSNQITTLKELLESTVSRYPDRIALSFVGGEPITYSRLNELVHDMRTLLMDCGIEPGDKVAIISENMPNWAITYFAITSMGAIAVPILQEFHTSAVNHILRHSEAKMVVASERYIHKVEAENFPGLKTVVSMNDLSIVNEDDEPPTHFKEAVETARHRLETAQKAAREKLESAPKSARDTIETAQKTVEQFSETAQKTLEQFSDAAKKLMVRKGGKRKGGKPAFELTSDSVAVILYTSGTTGHSKGVVLTHGNLVSNVLSGVLCIPVFETDRFLSVLPMAHTYESTVGLLVPMHCGSSVYYLQKPPTPKALLPAMQKVRPTVMNVVPLIIEKIYKKRIKPKLSGGGIMGGLMKIGAARRKVSRIAGAKLVEAFGGELRCMCIGGAALSPEVEKFLDDAKFPYAVGYGMTETSPLVAGTRPGKQRLRGIGPTLEGISLKIADPDPETGEGEIFVKGPNVMREYYKAPKDTEDTFTEDGWLKTGDLGLVDEDGYVFIKGRLKNVIIGPSGENIYPEEVESIINGHDYVMESMVHDAGGKLSARIHLNYEALDEALGAGKMFESEVRKKVKELLEEIRKDVNGKVSTFARLSRVTEQVEPFEKTPTQKIKRFVYLDK, from the coding sequence GTGAGTAATCAAATAACAACGTTGAAAGAGCTTCTGGAAAGTACGGTCAGCCGTTATCCGGACCGGATCGCCCTCAGCTTTGTCGGCGGAGAGCCCATTACCTATTCCCGACTGAACGAGCTGGTGCACGACATGAGAACCCTGCTCATGGATTGCGGTATCGAGCCGGGTGATAAAGTGGCCATTATCAGCGAGAATATGCCGAACTGGGCCATTACCTACTTCGCCATTACCTCCATGGGTGCCATTGCCGTTCCCATTCTTCAGGAATTTCATACCAGCGCAGTCAACCATATCCTGCGTCATTCCGAGGCCAAGATGGTTGTGGCCTCGGAACGTTATATCCATAAGGTCGAAGCTGAAAATTTCCCCGGTTTGAAGACAGTCGTTTCCATGAATGACCTTTCCATCGTCAATGAGGATGATGAGCCGCCGACCCATTTCAAGGAGGCTGTTGAGACTGCCAGACATCGGCTGGAGACTGCTCAGAAGGCTGCCAGGGAAAAACTTGAGAGCGCGCCGAAATCCGCCCGTGATACGATTGAAACTGCCCAGAAGACCGTAGAGCAGTTCAGTGAGACTGCCCAGAAGACGCTTGAGCAGTTTAGTGATGCCGCCAAAAAACTCATGGTTCGGAAGGGCGGAAAACGCAAAGGCGGAAAACCCGCATTTGAGCTGACTTCCGACAGCGTGGCGGTTATTCTCTACACTTCCGGCACTACCGGACACTCCAAGGGAGTCGTCCTGACGCACGGCAATCTGGTTTCCAATGTCTTGTCCGGCGTGCTTTGCATTCCCGTTTTCGAGACGGACCGTTTCCTTTCCGTTCTGCCCATGGCACATACGTACGAATCCACAGTCGGACTGCTTGTTCCCATGCATTGCGGCAGCTCCGTGTATTATCTCCAGAAGCCGCCGACACCCAAGGCGCTGCTGCCCGCCATGCAGAAGGTCCGGCCCACGGTCATGAACGTGGTCCCGCTGATTATCGAGAAGATTTACAAGAAGCGCATCAAGCCGAAGCTTTCCGGCGGCGGTATCATGGGTGGCCTGATGAAGATCGGTGCGGCTCGGCGCAAGGTCTCTCGCATTGCGGGAGCCAAGCTTGTCGAAGCATTCGGCGGCGAATTGCGTTGCATGTGTATCGGAGGTGCGGCCTTGTCTCCCGAGGTGGAGAAATTTCTTGATGACGCAAAGTTTCCGTATGCCGTCGGTTACGGGATGACAGAGACGTCTCCGTTGGTTGCGGGCACCCGTCCGGGCAAGCAGCGGCTGCGTGGTATCGGGCCGACTCTTGAAGGTATATCTCTCAAGATTGCGGACCCTGATCCCGAGACAGGTGAAGGCGAGATTTTTGTCAAAGGGCCCAACGTCATGCGTGAATACTACAAGGCTCCGAAGGATACCGAGGATACCTTCACGGAAGACGGCTGGCTCAAGACCGGCGATCTCGGCCTTGTTGACGAGGACGGCTATGTATTCATCAAAGGACGTCTCAAGAACGTCATCATCGGCCCCAGTGGTGAGAATATTTATCCCGAGGAAGTCGAATCCATTATCAACGGACATGATTACGTTATGGAGTCGATGGTCCACGACGCGGGCGGCAAGCTGTCTGCACGAATTCATCTTAACTATGAGGCGCTTGACGAGGCTTTGGGTGCCGGGAAGATGTTTGAGTCCGAAGTCCGTAAGAAAGTGAAGGAACTCCTTGAGGAGATTCGCAAGGATGTGAACGGCAAGGTTTCGACCTTTGCCCGTCTCAGTCGTGTGACCGAGCAGGTGGAGCCGTTTGAAAAGACGCCCACTCAGAAAATCAAGCGATTCGTCTATCTTGATAAATAG
- a CDS encoding aspartate/glutamate racemase family protein yields MKTIGLIGGMSWQSSAEYYRIMNEEVKHRLGGMHSARILMYSVDFATIHSHMFADDWQSAGRELAEAAKVLEKGGADVIIIGTNTMHIVAPYVEEAVSIPVLHIADATAEAVREQGGAKVGLLGTAFTMEKDFYRGRLAGHGIEVLVPSKADRELVDRVIFDEMCKGIFSDDSRHEYVRIIGELVSKGADLVVLGCTEIGLLVRPEDTDVPLIDTCRVHAVSAVKAAL; encoded by the coding sequence ATGAAGACAATCGGGTTGATCGGCGGCATGAGCTGGCAGTCGTCCGCCGAGTATTATCGGATCATGAACGAGGAAGTGAAGCACCGTCTTGGCGGTATGCATTCAGCGCGCATTCTTATGTACAGCGTTGATTTCGCAACCATTCATTCCCATATGTTCGCTGATGACTGGCAAAGCGCCGGACGTGAATTGGCCGAAGCCGCCAAGGTTTTGGAGAAAGGCGGAGCGGACGTCATCATCATCGGCACCAATACGATGCATATCGTGGCCCCTTATGTGGAGGAAGCTGTTTCGATTCCGGTTCTGCATATTGCAGATGCCACAGCTGAAGCCGTGCGCGAACAGGGGGGTGCCAAAGTCGGTTTGCTCGGCACCGCCTTCACCATGGAGAAAGACTTTTACCGAGGTCGACTGGCAGGCCACGGCATCGAGGTTCTGGTTCCGTCCAAAGCGGATCGGGAATTGGTGGACCGTGTCATTTTCGACGAGATGTGCAAGGGGATATTCAGCGACGATTCCCGGCATGAATATGTTCGCATTATTGGGGAACTTGTCTCGAAAGGGGCTGACTTGGTTGTTCTCGGGTGTACCGAGATCGGACTGCTCGTTCGTCCGGAAGATACGGATGTTCCGCTGATTGACACCTGCCGTGTTCATGCTGTCAGTGCCGTGAAAGCTGCCTTGTAG
- a CDS encoding AzlC family ABC transporter permease: MTTQTESAAASEIPAGKTSWSSGLRQVAPIVMGYVPVGAAFGVLAHKTGLSMLSTILMSSIVFAGSAQLIAVAMFAAGMPPFSIIATTFIVNLRHLLMTASLAPNLGKWRKWQLALFAYEITDESFALHSARFANGDDSRAVTFIINVTAHVSWVIASWAGFLAGATIPDIKPLGVDYALPAMFIALLCMQVKGRLHVLVAGFSGLASVALVQSGADQWSVIIATLLGATFGAGVESWMNKR, encoded by the coding sequence ATGACGACACAGACGGAATCGGCAGCCGCTTCAGAAATTCCGGCCGGTAAAACCTCATGGAGTTCCGGATTGCGGCAGGTGGCCCCCATTGTGATGGGGTATGTTCCCGTGGGAGCGGCTTTCGGCGTGCTTGCCCACAAGACCGGGCTGTCCATGCTGAGCACGATACTCATGTCGAGCATCGTATTTGCGGGATCGGCCCAGCTTATAGCGGTGGCCATGTTTGCCGCCGGGATGCCGCCGTTCAGTATTATCGCCACGACCTTCATTGTGAATCTGCGGCATCTGCTTATGACCGCCTCATTGGCTCCGAACCTCGGAAAGTGGCGTAAATGGCAGCTTGCCCTTTTTGCCTATGAAATAACCGATGAGTCGTTTGCCCTGCATTCCGCACGGTTTGCCAACGGCGACGACAGTCGGGCTGTCACGTTCATCATCAACGTGACAGCGCATGTCAGCTGGGTGATCGCTTCCTGGGCTGGTTTTCTGGCGGGGGCGACCATACCTGATATCAAGCCGCTCGGTGTGGACTATGCATTGCCCGCCATGTTCATTGCCCTTCTGTGCATGCAGGTGAAGGGCAGGCTGCACGTTCTTGTTGCCGGATTTTCCGGTCTCGCTTCCGTTGCGCTCGTTCAGTCGGGTGCGGATCAGTGGAGCGTCATCATTGCCACCCTGCTTGGCGCAACCTTTGGCGCGGGAGTCGAATCATGGATGAACAAACGGTAA
- a CDS encoding response regulator: MGRGLYRFILNFVLMMLCLLPSMATAADSEVRIGFFREEPLAFVGSGGMAQGLAVDVLYSIVEEMGRKPVFIHENRQVVLDRLLLGEIDLVAALPFEYSLTTDIAFSENSIAADWGTVYVRSSQVDKLQDLKGMRIGVVDGDRYAPAFKALCGNLGIPMTLFEYQDFESLFKAVHKGDVEAGVANRLYGIRYAESMEVIPTSIMFKPVSIRVAASQKGDVAFLHEVDARLGELKADLNSVYAASQARWLTSAESRSDVRHVYLWGGLTLVGLLLTLSIWLGRRLFTASGEVSRRDEALKEEAEVRKRAQRALWESVERHRAMFTDNRLPQMLIDGTSYTVIEANPSAVDYYGYPDTELTGMMIHDLVADPVVLVNSVLSEIEQGKSQMTTRHQLASGVIREVELFISPLFINESRHFMVTVVDISDRVAAEKARAESEERLNLAVTGGDLAFWDWDLRTDALVVNERWAEMLGYTLDDLDGTVFDWIDRLHPVDRNGAIRQWQEYSRSGDNSESSEFRLRTSLGEWRIFSARGKVSQRSSTGEPLRMSGIMYDITESRRDEERLARINECVLGFGPEPDTNIASLTELVGDFLGGAAAFYHRIVPQGLERCITWNVLDAEYGDFVDAGHISVDMVAEDEEGLRVFRDLHESVYAVTDPDVTRFDVRTYVGSVVRVEGEPVGVLCVFFHQDFVPTESDRQLFSIVAAAISVEEVRRTFGQQLIRAKEKAEAASHAKSEFLANMSHEIRTPLNGIFGMLQLVEDTRLDDEQRDYVKTAMTSGRSLLRVINDVLDFSKMEAGMLVLENEPFDVRRMVTEVLDNFSVQVAEKELELVVDIDVDMPRVLLGDEARIRQILFNLVGNSVKFTPSGSIKVESWVSLPSYPGQDARLFLTVRDTGIGIPDSKIESAFNAFSQVDGSYTRQYGGTGLGLGIVKRLVDLMGGEIAVESDSGGTAIHLFFKVQEGVGDISPEDDSALMTDASRPLSILLAEDERVNRISVVRHLEKFGHFVDTASDGEEAVERAQKNVYDVILMDIQMPGMDGLSATRIIRENERLAGSREIPIVALTAHAMKGDREKFLAAGMNGYLAKPIDFADLAALFSRVVPSGKVEES, from the coding sequence ATGGGGAGAGGACTGTATCGGTTTATTCTGAATTTCGTGCTGATGATGTTGTGCCTGTTGCCGTCCATGGCGACAGCAGCGGATTCGGAAGTACGTATTGGTTTCTTCAGGGAAGAACCGCTTGCCTTTGTCGGGTCCGGTGGCATGGCTCAGGGGCTTGCGGTAGACGTCCTTTATTCCATTGTCGAGGAGATGGGCAGGAAGCCTGTTTTCATCCATGAGAACCGGCAAGTGGTGCTTGACCGCCTGCTGCTTGGCGAGATTGATCTGGTCGCAGCCCTTCCGTTTGAATATTCCCTTACGACCGATATCGCTTTTTCCGAGAATTCGATCGCTGCCGATTGGGGGACGGTGTATGTCCGGTCCTCACAGGTCGACAAGTTGCAGGATTTGAAAGGAATGCGTATCGGCGTTGTCGACGGGGACCGGTACGCCCCCGCCTTCAAGGCGCTGTGCGGAAATCTCGGTATTCCCATGACCCTGTTCGAGTATCAGGATTTTGAATCCCTGTTTAAGGCCGTCCACAAGGGGGATGTCGAAGCAGGCGTGGCCAACCGCCTGTATGGCATTCGATATGCCGAAAGCATGGAGGTCATCCCTACTTCCATCATGTTCAAACCTGTCAGCATTCGGGTTGCCGCTTCCCAAAAGGGAGATGTCGCCTTTTTGCATGAGGTGGATGCCAGACTCGGTGAACTCAAGGCGGATTTGAATTCCGTCTATGCCGCCAGTCAGGCGCGGTGGCTGACTTCTGCTGAAAGTCGTTCCGACGTTCGCCATGTCTATTTATGGGGAGGGTTGACCCTTGTCGGGCTGTTGCTGACTCTCAGCATATGGCTCGGACGGCGGCTGTTCACCGCTTCGGGTGAGGTCAGCCGCAGGGATGAGGCGCTCAAGGAGGAAGCCGAGGTCCGCAAACGGGCGCAGCGGGCCCTGTGGGAAAGCGTGGAACGGCACCGGGCCATGTTTACAGACAATCGGTTGCCTCAGATGCTGATCGACGGCACAAGTTATACGGTCATTGAAGCCAATCCTTCCGCTGTTGATTATTATGGTTATCCGGACACGGAACTGACCGGCATGATGATACATGATCTCGTGGCTGATCCCGTGGTCCTGGTCAATTCCGTGCTCAGTGAGATTGAGCAGGGAAAAAGCCAGATGACGACCCGGCATCAGCTTGCCAGCGGGGTGATTCGCGAGGTGGAGTTGTTCATCAGCCCGTTGTTCATAAACGAGAGCCGTCATTTCATGGTCACGGTGGTGGATATTTCGGATCGTGTTGCCGCAGAAAAGGCTCGGGCCGAGAGTGAGGAACGTCTCAACCTTGCCGTGACCGGCGGCGATCTGGCTTTCTGGGATTGGGATCTTCGGACAGACGCCCTTGTTGTCAATGAACGCTGGGCCGAGATGCTGGGCTATACTCTGGATGATCTGGACGGTACCGTGTTCGACTGGATTGATCGGCTGCATCCGGTTGACCGGAATGGAGCTATCAGACAATGGCAGGAGTATTCCCGTAGCGGGGATAATTCCGAATCATCCGAATTCCGTTTGCGGACTTCTCTCGGGGAGTGGCGCATATTTTCGGCCCGGGGCAAGGTCTCTCAACGTTCATCCACGGGTGAGCCGTTGCGTATGAGCGGCATCATGTATGACATTACGGAGAGTCGGCGTGACGAGGAACGGTTGGCCCGCATCAATGAATGCGTGCTTGGCTTCGGTCCCGAACCTGATACCAATATAGCCAGCCTGACTGAACTTGTTGGGGATTTTCTTGGCGGAGCCGCCGCGTTTTATCATCGCATTGTGCCTCAGGGATTGGAACGTTGCATTACGTGGAACGTTTTGGATGCGGAGTATGGGGATTTTGTGGATGCAGGGCACATTTCAGTCGATATGGTGGCCGAAGACGAAGAAGGACTGCGCGTCTTCAGGGACCTGCATGAATCCGTGTATGCCGTGACCGACCCGGATGTAACCCGGTTCGATGTCAGGACCTACGTGGGGAGTGTGGTTCGCGTGGAGGGAGAGCCGGTCGGCGTTCTGTGTGTTTTTTTTCATCAGGACTTTGTGCCGACCGAGAGTGACAGGCAGCTTTTCAGTATCGTGGCGGCGGCCATCAGCGTGGAAGAAGTTCGCAGGACGTTCGGCCAGCAGTTGATCCGGGCCAAGGAAAAGGCCGAGGCGGCGAGTCACGCCAAGAGTGAATTTCTTGCCAATATGAGTCACGAAATCAGGACTCCGCTCAATGGCATTTTCGGCATGCTGCAACTGGTCGAGGATACTCGCCTTGACGATGAGCAGCGGGATTACGTGAAGACTGCCATGACTTCCGGCCGCAGTCTGCTGCGGGTCATCAATGATGTGCTTGATTTTTCCAAAATGGAAGCCGGAATGCTTGTCTTGGAGAATGAACCGTTCGACGTCCGGCGCATGGTCACGGAAGTTCTTGATAATTTCTCGGTTCAGGTTGCTGAAAAGGAATTGGAACTGGTGGTGGATATCGATGTCGATATGCCGCGTGTCCTGCTTGGTGACGAAGCTCGGATCAGACAGATACTGTTCAATCTGGTGGGCAATTCCGTGAAGTTTACCCCTTCCGGTTCCATCAAGGTCGAATCCTGGGTCTCATTGCCATCATATCCCGGTCAGGACGCCCGATTGTTCCTTACGGTCCGGGATACGGGGATCGGCATTCCGGACAGCAAGATCGAGTCGGCATTCAACGCCTTTTCGCAGGTGGACGGGTCCTATACCCGTCAATACGGCGGCACCGGCCTCGGGCTCGGCATTGTCAAAAGGCTGGTGGACCTCATGGGTGGCGAAATCGCTGTGGAAAGTGACAGCGGAGGAACGGCCATTCACCTTTTCTTCAAGGTACAGGAAGGCGTCGGTGACATCAGTCCTGAAGATGATAGTGCCTTGATGACGGATGCGTCCAGACCTCTGTCCATCCTGTTGGCTGAAGATGAGCGGGTCAACCGGATATCCGTGGTTCGACATCTTGAAAAATTCGGACATTTCGTGGATACGGCCAGCGACGGAGAAGAGGCGGTCGAGCGCGCGCAGAAAAACGTGTATGATGTCATTCTGATGGATATTCAGATGCCGGGAATGGACGGTCTTTCAGCGACCCGCATCATCCGGGAGAATGAACGTCTTGCTGGCAGCAGGGAAATTCCCATTGTGGCTTTGACGGCCCATGCCATGAAAGGGGACCGCGAGAAGTTTTTGGCGGCTGGCATGAACGGCTATTTGGCCAAGCCCATTGACTTTGCAGACCTTGCTGCGTTGTTCAGTCGGGTCGTCCCTTCCGGGAAAGTCGAGGAATCCTGA
- a CDS encoding PLP-dependent aminotransferase family protein codes for MPELTSDRETFRYRSVEKHITQMIQTGALSLGDRLPSLRKLSTNLGMSISTINQAYLELERKGIIESRPRSGFFVRRNSTRLPRTEKSPSSMKEPRPVTRSGLIQSHLEAVGREDDVPLAVIAPGPELLPLRELGKITAGIIRDDPARAMHYAPIPGCPELIRQIAFRSMENGIPSAIDEPVITAGCLEALYISLRSTCRRGDTVLIQSPTYYCFLQLLETLGLRAIEIPSDPENGVSPADLAHALSTFDIAACVLAPNYNNPDSSLTPDEAKQEIVRLLAERDIPLIEDDVSTDLYFTPNRPGTYKQFDQKGLVMLCSSFSKTIAPGYRVGWVLPGRFRKKVLEIKATTNVCTASPSQMAIAEYLRQGRMERHLKRLRRALEKQMDTMQFHLKRYFPAGTRVTHPTGGAVLWLELPRSIDSVDLSYKARAQSIGIIPGVVFSTQDKFSNYIRLSCGAPWSEKLREGLEKLGKTTHDLLNLQEK; via the coding sequence ATGCCTGAACTCACTTCTGATCGCGAAACATTCCGCTATCGTTCCGTAGAGAAGCACATTACCCAAATGATTCAGACAGGGGCGCTGAGCCTCGGAGATCGCCTGCCGTCACTCAGAAAACTGAGCACCAACCTCGGCATGTCCATCTCCACCATCAATCAGGCATATCTGGAGCTGGAACGCAAGGGTATCATCGAATCCAGACCGCGTTCCGGCTTTTTCGTACGTCGAAATTCCACACGGCTTCCGCGAACGGAAAAATCCCCTTCTTCCATGAAGGAACCGCGTCCGGTAACCCGCAGCGGTCTCATACAGTCACACCTTGAAGCCGTCGGCAGGGAGGACGACGTTCCACTGGCCGTGATAGCGCCGGGACCGGAACTGCTCCCGCTCAGAGAGCTTGGCAAGATAACTGCCGGGATCATCCGGGACGACCCAGCCCGCGCCATGCACTACGCCCCCATTCCGGGCTGTCCGGAACTTATCCGTCAGATCGCCTTCCGGTCCATGGAAAACGGAATACCTTCCGCCATAGATGAACCGGTCATAACAGCAGGATGTCTCGAGGCACTCTACATTTCCCTCCGATCAACCTGCCGCCGGGGGGACACGGTACTCATCCAGTCCCCTACCTATTACTGCTTCCTGCAACTTCTGGAAACGCTCGGCCTGCGCGCCATTGAAATTCCGTCCGATCCCGAAAACGGCGTTTCCCCCGCAGACCTCGCCCACGCCCTGTCTACCTTCGACATCGCGGCCTGCGTGCTCGCTCCCAATTACAACAACCCCGACTCAAGCCTGACGCCGGACGAGGCCAAACAGGAGATAGTGAGGCTGCTTGCGGAAAGAGACATTCCCCTCATCGAGGATGATGTGTCCACGGACCTGTATTTCACTCCCAACCGGCCCGGAACATACAAGCAATTCGACCAGAAGGGCCTTGTCATGCTGTGCTCGTCGTTTTCAAAAACCATTGCCCCGGGTTACCGTGTCGGCTGGGTTCTTCCGGGCCGCTTCCGCAAGAAGGTGCTCGAAATCAAGGCCACCACCAACGTCTGCACCGCCTCGCCCAGCCAGATGGCCATTGCGGAATACCTGCGACAGGGACGCATGGAGCGGCACCTGAAACGGCTCCGAAGGGCGCTGGAAAAACAGATGGACACCATGCAGTTCCACCTTAAACGCTACTTCCCGGCAGGCACACGCGTCACCCACCCGACCGGAGGGGCCGTACTGTGGCTGGAACTCCCCCGTTCCATCGATTCTGTCGACCTCTCATACAAGGCTCGGGCACAAAGCATCGGCATCATCCCGGGCGTGGTTTTCTCCACACAGGACAAGTTTTCCAACTACATCCGCCTCAGCTGCGGCGCTCCATGGAGCGAAAAACTCAGAGAAGGCCTTGAAAAACTTGGAAAAACAACTCACGATTTATTGAATTTGCAAGAAAAGTGA